The Erythrolamprus reginae isolate rEryReg1 chromosome 5, rEryReg1.hap1, whole genome shotgun sequence genome window below encodes:
- the C5H10orf88 gene encoding ATPase PAAT isoform X2 yields the protein MAMASSNSSLTETPQVGWDVPAGSPRISVACSWKCPSDLARVLFVVPAGEFDAEELSEPTQNGQNIATLEGQINDDGVAPCLLYLHCDPCGTEEIVSLSIISEARNMEMYIGDEYYGTGRGEQAFTIKHGSGDQISLYKKYLKLECSTVSCKIKLLSISEKQRVLINKIIVQVQSTCAKTLPSVTLGSGINLDKVQAIMESMGSKLSPGAQQLLDMVRFQQKNGVSFGSKLQTILGGNGFVCAKNHPISGLKEASDFENLDHLSNGPSLLKANLVAKTVAEDLNAHSKITNQVTGNIFEFSGHQPCSVHSESDCKRLLALFFQKQESENSNIPNSTLLLPLLQTVCGQIDRLSIDEKDKCCENKFASQKDGIQTVSLEEQHICLYLEKLMSKKIDLTEKRLMDYIDLRMQKLQEHVDNKLAAVMDLVNNLHIVSQECGPLKEENIDGKSHPCLLKNSPEGKGGGREELYL from the exons ATGGCCATGGCgagcagcaacagcagcctgaCGGAGACGCCCCAGGTTGGCTGGGATGTTCCTGCCGGCAGCCCCCGCATCTCGGTCGCCTGTTCCTGGAAGTGTCCGAGCGATCTGGCGAGGGTTCTCTTCGTCGTCCCGGCGGGAGAATTCGATGCGGAGGAGCTTTCGGAACCAACCCAGAACGG TCAGAATATTGCCACTCTTGAAGGACAAATAAATGATGATGGTGTAGCTCCCTGTTTGCTCTACTTGCACTGTGATCCATGTGGAACTGAAGAAATTGTAAGTCTAAGTATTATAAGTGAAGCAAGGAACATGGAAATGTACATAGGAGATGAATACTATGGAACTGGAAGGGGAGAGCAAGCATTTACCATCAAACATGGCAG TGGTGACCAGATTTCATTATACAAAAAGTATCTTAAATTGGAGTGCTCCACGGTTTCTTGTAAGATTAAG CTATTGTCCATCAGTGAAAAACAAAGAGTACTCATCAATAAAATCATAGTACAAGTCCAGTCAACCTGTGCAAAAACTCTGCCTAGTGTTACATTAGGATCAGGAATAAACCTAGATAAAGTACAAGCTATAATGGAATCAATGGGATCCAAATTATCACCAGGGGCACAACAACTCCTAGATATGGTTCGTTTTCAACAGAAG AATGGAGTTTCTTTTGGAAGCAAGTTACAAACCATCTTAGGAGGAAATGGATTTGTGTGTGCAAAAAATCATCCCATTAGTGGATTGAAAGAGGCATCTGATTTTGAAAATTTAGACCACTTATCCAATGGACCTTCtcttttaaaagctaatttggtaGCTAAAACCGTTGCGGAGGATTTGAATGCACACTCCAAGATAACCAATCAGGTTACTGGTAATATATTTGAATTCTCTGGACATCAGCCTTGTTCTGTACATTCTGAAAGTGACTGTAAAAGGTTGCTGGcattattttttcaaaaacaagAAAGTGAAAATTCAAATATACCTAATTCCACATTGCTGCTTCCACTTCTTCAAACGGTATGTGGTCAAATAGATCGTCTATCCATAGATGAAAAGGATAAATGCTGTGAAAACAAGTTTGCTTCTCAGAAAGATGGAATACAAACTGTTAG ttTAGAAGAGCAGCATATTTGTCTGTATTTGGAAAAGCTCATGTCCAAAAAGATTGACCTGACAGAGAAGAGATTAATGGATTATATTGACCTACGTATGCAAAAACTTCAGGAACATGTTGATAATAAACTTGCTGCAGTGATGGATTTGGTTAATAATTTGCATATTGTTTCTCAAGAATGTGGTCCTTTGAAAGAAGAAAACATAGATGGGAAGAG CCACCCATGTCTCCTGAAAAATTCaccagaaggaaaaggtgggggaagAGAAGAATTGTATTTATGA
- the C5H10orf88 gene encoding ATPase PAAT isoform X1 produces MAMASSNSSLTETPQVGWDVPAGSPRISVACSWKCPSDLARVLFVVPAGEFDAEELSEPTQNGQNIATLEGQINDDGVAPCLLYLHCDPCGTEEIVSLSIISEARNMEMYIGDEYYGTGRGEQAFTIKHGSSGDQISLYKKYLKLECSTVSCKIKLLSISEKQRVLINKIIVQVQSTCAKTLPSVTLGSGINLDKVQAIMESMGSKLSPGAQQLLDMVRFQQKNGVSFGSKLQTILGGNGFVCAKNHPISGLKEASDFENLDHLSNGPSLLKANLVAKTVAEDLNAHSKITNQVTGNIFEFSGHQPCSVHSESDCKRLLALFFQKQESENSNIPNSTLLLPLLQTVCGQIDRLSIDEKDKCCENKFASQKDGIQTVSLEEQHICLYLEKLMSKKIDLTEKRLMDYIDLRMQKLQEHVDNKLAAVMDLVNNLHIVSQECGPLKEENIDGKSHPCLLKNSPEGKGGGREELYL; encoded by the exons ATGGCCATGGCgagcagcaacagcagcctgaCGGAGACGCCCCAGGTTGGCTGGGATGTTCCTGCCGGCAGCCCCCGCATCTCGGTCGCCTGTTCCTGGAAGTGTCCGAGCGATCTGGCGAGGGTTCTCTTCGTCGTCCCGGCGGGAGAATTCGATGCGGAGGAGCTTTCGGAACCAACCCAGAACGG TCAGAATATTGCCACTCTTGAAGGACAAATAAATGATGATGGTGTAGCTCCCTGTTTGCTCTACTTGCACTGTGATCCATGTGGAACTGAAGAAATTGTAAGTCTAAGTATTATAAGTGAAGCAAGGAACATGGAAATGTACATAGGAGATGAATACTATGGAACTGGAAGGGGAGAGCAAGCATTTACCATCAAACATGGCAG CAGTGGTGACCAGATTTCATTATACAAAAAGTATCTTAAATTGGAGTGCTCCACGGTTTCTTGTAAGATTAAG CTATTGTCCATCAGTGAAAAACAAAGAGTACTCATCAATAAAATCATAGTACAAGTCCAGTCAACCTGTGCAAAAACTCTGCCTAGTGTTACATTAGGATCAGGAATAAACCTAGATAAAGTACAAGCTATAATGGAATCAATGGGATCCAAATTATCACCAGGGGCACAACAACTCCTAGATATGGTTCGTTTTCAACAGAAG AATGGAGTTTCTTTTGGAAGCAAGTTACAAACCATCTTAGGAGGAAATGGATTTGTGTGTGCAAAAAATCATCCCATTAGTGGATTGAAAGAGGCATCTGATTTTGAAAATTTAGACCACTTATCCAATGGACCTTCtcttttaaaagctaatttggtaGCTAAAACCGTTGCGGAGGATTTGAATGCACACTCCAAGATAACCAATCAGGTTACTGGTAATATATTTGAATTCTCTGGACATCAGCCTTGTTCTGTACATTCTGAAAGTGACTGTAAAAGGTTGCTGGcattattttttcaaaaacaagAAAGTGAAAATTCAAATATACCTAATTCCACATTGCTGCTTCCACTTCTTCAAACGGTATGTGGTCAAATAGATCGTCTATCCATAGATGAAAAGGATAAATGCTGTGAAAACAAGTTTGCTTCTCAGAAAGATGGAATACAAACTGTTAG ttTAGAAGAGCAGCATATTTGTCTGTATTTGGAAAAGCTCATGTCCAAAAAGATTGACCTGACAGAGAAGAGATTAATGGATTATATTGACCTACGTATGCAAAAACTTCAGGAACATGTTGATAATAAACTTGCTGCAGTGATGGATTTGGTTAATAATTTGCATATTGTTTCTCAAGAATGTGGTCCTTTGAAAGAAGAAAACATAGATGGGAAGAG CCACCCATGTCTCCTGAAAAATTCaccagaaggaaaaggtgggggaagAGAAGAATTGTATTTATGA
- the C5H10orf88 gene encoding ATPase PAAT isoform X4, whose translation MAMASSNSSLTETPQVGWDVPAGSPRISVACSWKCPSDLARVLFVVPAGEFDAEELSEPTQNGQNIATLEGQINDDGVAPCLLYLHCDPCGTEEIVSLSIISEARNMEMYIGDEYYGTGRGEQAFTIKHGSSGDQISLYKKYLKLECSTVSCKIKLLSISEKQRVLINKIIVQVQSTCAKTLPSVTLGSGINLDKVQAIMESMGSKLSPGAQQLLDMVRFQQKNGVSFGSKLQTILGGNGFVCAKNHPISGLKEASDFENLDHLSNGPSLLKANLVAKTVAEDLNAHSKITNQVTGNIFEFSGHQPCSVHSESDCKRLLALFFQKQESENSNIPNSTLLLPLLQTVCGQIDRLSIDEKDKCCENKFASQKDGIQTVSLEEQHICLYLEKLMSKKIDLTEKRLMDYIDLRMQKLQEHVDNKLAAVMDLVNNLHIVSQECGPLKEENIDGKSGSWVKIIHMMNFCSRLK comes from the exons ATGGCCATGGCgagcagcaacagcagcctgaCGGAGACGCCCCAGGTTGGCTGGGATGTTCCTGCCGGCAGCCCCCGCATCTCGGTCGCCTGTTCCTGGAAGTGTCCGAGCGATCTGGCGAGGGTTCTCTTCGTCGTCCCGGCGGGAGAATTCGATGCGGAGGAGCTTTCGGAACCAACCCAGAACGG TCAGAATATTGCCACTCTTGAAGGACAAATAAATGATGATGGTGTAGCTCCCTGTTTGCTCTACTTGCACTGTGATCCATGTGGAACTGAAGAAATTGTAAGTCTAAGTATTATAAGTGAAGCAAGGAACATGGAAATGTACATAGGAGATGAATACTATGGAACTGGAAGGGGAGAGCAAGCATTTACCATCAAACATGGCAG CAGTGGTGACCAGATTTCATTATACAAAAAGTATCTTAAATTGGAGTGCTCCACGGTTTCTTGTAAGATTAAG CTATTGTCCATCAGTGAAAAACAAAGAGTACTCATCAATAAAATCATAGTACAAGTCCAGTCAACCTGTGCAAAAACTCTGCCTAGTGTTACATTAGGATCAGGAATAAACCTAGATAAAGTACAAGCTATAATGGAATCAATGGGATCCAAATTATCACCAGGGGCACAACAACTCCTAGATATGGTTCGTTTTCAACAGAAG AATGGAGTTTCTTTTGGAAGCAAGTTACAAACCATCTTAGGAGGAAATGGATTTGTGTGTGCAAAAAATCATCCCATTAGTGGATTGAAAGAGGCATCTGATTTTGAAAATTTAGACCACTTATCCAATGGACCTTCtcttttaaaagctaatttggtaGCTAAAACCGTTGCGGAGGATTTGAATGCACACTCCAAGATAACCAATCAGGTTACTGGTAATATATTTGAATTCTCTGGACATCAGCCTTGTTCTGTACATTCTGAAAGTGACTGTAAAAGGTTGCTGGcattattttttcaaaaacaagAAAGTGAAAATTCAAATATACCTAATTCCACATTGCTGCTTCCACTTCTTCAAACGGTATGTGGTCAAATAGATCGTCTATCCATAGATGAAAAGGATAAATGCTGTGAAAACAAGTTTGCTTCTCAGAAAGATGGAATACAAACTGTTAG ttTAGAAGAGCAGCATATTTGTCTGTATTTGGAAAAGCTCATGTCCAAAAAGATTGACCTGACAGAGAAGAGATTAATGGATTATATTGACCTACGTATGCAAAAACTTCAGGAACATGTTGATAATAAACTTGCTGCAGTGATGGATTTGGTTAATAATTTGCATATTGTTTCTCAAGAATGTGGTCCTTTGAAAGAAGAAAACATAGATGGGAAGAG CGGTTCCTGGGTAAAGATTATACATATGATGAATTTTTGCAGTAGACTAAAATGA
- the C5H10orf88 gene encoding ATPase PAAT isoform X3, which translates to MAMASSNSSLTETPQVGWDVPAGSPRISVACSWKCPSDLARVLFVVPAGEFDAEELSEPTQNGQNIATLEGQINDDGVAPCLLYLHCDPCGTEEIVSLSIISEARNMEMYIGDEYYGTGRGEQAFTIKHGSSGDQISLYKKYLKLECSTVSCKIKLLSISEKQRVLINKIIVQVQSTCAKTLPSVTLGSGINLDKVQAIMESMGSKLSPGAQQLLDMVRFQQKNGVSFGSKLQTILGGNGFVCAKNHPISGLKEASDFENLDHLSNGPSLLKANLVAKTVAEDLNAHSKITNQVTGNIFEFSGHQPCSVHSESDCKRLLALFFQKQESENSNIPNSTLLLPLLQTVCGQIDRLSIDEKDKCCENKFASQKDGIQTVSLEEQHICLYLEKLMSKKIDLTEKRLMDYIDLRMQKLQEHVDNKLAAVMDLVNNLHIVSQECGPLKEENIDGKRFCSAKLKPKKKDKKIAAET; encoded by the exons ATGGCCATGGCgagcagcaacagcagcctgaCGGAGACGCCCCAGGTTGGCTGGGATGTTCCTGCCGGCAGCCCCCGCATCTCGGTCGCCTGTTCCTGGAAGTGTCCGAGCGATCTGGCGAGGGTTCTCTTCGTCGTCCCGGCGGGAGAATTCGATGCGGAGGAGCTTTCGGAACCAACCCAGAACGG TCAGAATATTGCCACTCTTGAAGGACAAATAAATGATGATGGTGTAGCTCCCTGTTTGCTCTACTTGCACTGTGATCCATGTGGAACTGAAGAAATTGTAAGTCTAAGTATTATAAGTGAAGCAAGGAACATGGAAATGTACATAGGAGATGAATACTATGGAACTGGAAGGGGAGAGCAAGCATTTACCATCAAACATGGCAG CAGTGGTGACCAGATTTCATTATACAAAAAGTATCTTAAATTGGAGTGCTCCACGGTTTCTTGTAAGATTAAG CTATTGTCCATCAGTGAAAAACAAAGAGTACTCATCAATAAAATCATAGTACAAGTCCAGTCAACCTGTGCAAAAACTCTGCCTAGTGTTACATTAGGATCAGGAATAAACCTAGATAAAGTACAAGCTATAATGGAATCAATGGGATCCAAATTATCACCAGGGGCACAACAACTCCTAGATATGGTTCGTTTTCAACAGAAG AATGGAGTTTCTTTTGGAAGCAAGTTACAAACCATCTTAGGAGGAAATGGATTTGTGTGTGCAAAAAATCATCCCATTAGTGGATTGAAAGAGGCATCTGATTTTGAAAATTTAGACCACTTATCCAATGGACCTTCtcttttaaaagctaatttggtaGCTAAAACCGTTGCGGAGGATTTGAATGCACACTCCAAGATAACCAATCAGGTTACTGGTAATATATTTGAATTCTCTGGACATCAGCCTTGTTCTGTACATTCTGAAAGTGACTGTAAAAGGTTGCTGGcattattttttcaaaaacaagAAAGTGAAAATTCAAATATACCTAATTCCACATTGCTGCTTCCACTTCTTCAAACGGTATGTGGTCAAATAGATCGTCTATCCATAGATGAAAAGGATAAATGCTGTGAAAACAAGTTTGCTTCTCAGAAAGATGGAATACAAACTGTTAG ttTAGAAGAGCAGCATATTTGTCTGTATTTGGAAAAGCTCATGTCCAAAAAGATTGACCTGACAGAGAAGAGATTAATGGATTATATTGACCTACGTATGCAAAAACTTCAGGAACATGTTGATAATAAACTTGCTGCAGTGATGGATTTGGTTAATAATTTGCATATTGTTTCTCAAGAATGTGGTCCTTTGAAAGAAGAAAACATAGATGGGAAGAG ATTCTGCTCAGCAAAACTCAAACCAAAGAAGAAAGACAAGAAGATTGCTGCAGAAACATAA
- the CUZD1 gene encoding CUB and zona pellucida-like domain-containing protein 1, with translation MKFTEINAGFLERNTTCVQTLTRNYQAMPIQLNASENCIWEIKGEKETNQTIRLIFSYVEFSPLSSCDEEYIEIYDGPSTNSSVLGKICHTQDSAFHSSTSALTFRISTGSTDFTRKIHAFYYYISPDTPRCGGYLNGPEGTFHSPNYPKKHPPFTYCVWHIETEPYTQINLIFNDILLETDDHCRFDFLAIFDGPTSNSPLIKKLCGYLAPTFKSSSNTMTIVMSTDYANSYRGFSARYTTTQISQPNTSLSCSSDRMTITLSNFFLVSLNYNASFLHLNDQTCKPVSYNPVVFSFPINSCGTIKKTEGQGISYSNIVTALPAGVVITRQKKVEIFAKCIMENNSTVEIVYVTESEHLDNTTSVGRYNLSMSFYETDSFSKPIFETPYFVDLNQMLYAQISLHSTDPNLVVFVDTCTATPDLNSKSPTYDLVKTGCAKDDSFMAYPILEHYGRFRFRSFRFLQHYPSVYLQCEVLICDSKDLNSRCTKSCISRHKREISSYKWKGNAVIGPIKLKREESPMDRSAISSEVYPEGSLNAQPQILYILAFVVLATNTVLLVGLAAKRLFTQETRYRYQKLSN, from the exons ATGAAA TTTACTGAGATTAATGCTGGTTTTCTAGAACGGAATACAACATGTGTGCAAACACTGACAAGAAATTATCAAGCTATGCCAATTCAACTCAACGCAAGTGAAAATTGCATCTGGGAAataaagggagaaaaggaaacaaatcaaaCTATTCGACTAATTTTTTCCTACGTCGA aTTTAGCCCACTGTCCTCATGTGATGAAGAATATATTGAAATATATGACGGTCCCTCAACTAATTCATCTGTTTTAGGAAAAATATGCCATACTCAAGACTCAGCATTTCACTCATCAACCTCGGCTTTAACGTTTCGCATATCAACAGGCTCCACAGATTTTACACGAAAGATCCATGCATTTTACTACTATATTTCACCAGATACAC CCAGATGCGGAGGTTACTTAAATGGCCCAGAAGGAACTTTCCACAGCCCGAATTATCCTAAGAAACACCCACCCTTTACATATTGTGTCTGGCATATAGAAACAGAACCATATacccaaataaatttaattttcaaCGACATACT GCTAGAAACAGATGACCACTGCAGATTTGATTTTCTCGCCATTTTTGATGGTCCAACGTCCAATTCTCCTTTAATCAAAAAACTGTGCGGTTATTTAGCTCCAACATTTAAGTCTTCGTCTAACACTATGACAATTGTGATGTCTACTGACTATGCTAATTCTTACAGGGGCTTTTCAGCTCGCTACACAACTACACAAATATCACAACCTAACA CATCTCTCAGTTGTTCTTCAGACAGGATGACAATTACTCTCAGCAATTTTTTCTTGGTTTCGCTCAACTATAATGCAAGTTTCTTACATCTGAACGACCAAACATGCAAGCCTGTTTCTTACAACCCAGTGGTATTTTCTTTTCCAATCAATAGCTGTGGAACAATTAAAAAG ACTGAAGGTCAAGGCATCTCATACAGCAATATTGTAACTGCCCTGCCAGCGGGCGTTGTGATCACCCGCCAAAAGAAAGTTGAAATTTTTGCAAAATGTATAATGGAAAACAATTCAACGGTAGAAATTGTGTATGTAACAGAAAGTGAACATTTAGACAACACAACAAGTGTAGGTAGATACAATCTCAGCATGTCGTTCTATGAAACAGACTCCTTCTCCAAACCAATATTTGAAACTCCCTACTTTGTGGACTTGAACCAAATGCTCTATGCACAGATCAGCCTACATTCTACTGACCCAAATCTGGTAGTGTTTGTGGATACTTGCACTGCAACTCCAGATCTTAATTCTAAATCACCAACTTACGATTTAGTTAAAACTGG CTGTGCTAAAGATGACTCTTTTATGGCCTATCCCATCCTTGAGCATTATGGGAGATTCAGGTTCAGATCATTCAGATTTCTACAACATTACCCATCAGTTTATCTTCAGTGTGAAGTTTTAATTTGTGACAGCAAAGATTTGAATTCTCGCTGCACAAAAAGTTGCATTTCTCGGCATAAGAGGGAGATTTCCTCCTACAAATGGAAAGGTAATGCAGTGATTGGACCCATCAAACTCAAAAGAGAAGAAAGTCCCATGGATCGCTCAG CCATTTCTAGTGAAGTTTATCCAGAAGGAAGTCTTAACGCACAGCCCCAAATCCTATATATCCTTGCATTTGTTGTGTTGGCTACAAACACAGTACTCCTGGTTGGTCTAGCAGCAAAACGTCTCTTCACTCAAGAAACCAGATACAGATACCAGAAACTGAGTAACTAA